The Pantoea phytobeneficialis genome has a segment encoding these proteins:
- a CDS encoding LLM class flavin-dependent oxidoreductase, with product MSIQFLGMIGHRLASEIIPANGPLFDKDYIARFARAHEDAGFDRILVGYWSDQPDGFLVTAHAAAHTSTLKFLLAHRPGFVAPTLAARKLASLDHLTDGRLAVHIISGGSDSEQRRDGDFLNKAERYARTDEFLTVLKLSLESTQPYNHQGTFYQAEQAFSAIKPLQKKLPIYFGGSSAEAIDVAARHADVFALWGEPLKGAEETVRSVRAAAAKQGREIDFNISFRPILGSTEKEAWERAEYIRETAGKQLAESGYTFGLPKPQSVGAQRLLAAANEGERHDKVLWTGVAKLVQGGYNSTALVGTAEQVSDALLDYYRLGIHNVLIRGFDPLNDAVEYGRELLPLTREKVAAVDRHEKRSA from the coding sequence ATGAGCATTCAGTTTCTTGGCATGATTGGCCACCGCCTCGCCTCCGAAATCATTCCAGCCAACGGCCCGTTATTTGATAAAGACTACATCGCCCGCTTCGCCCGCGCCCATGAAGACGCCGGGTTTGACCGCATCCTGGTCGGTTACTGGTCCGATCAACCGGACGGTTTTCTCGTCACCGCCCATGCCGCCGCCCATACTTCGACGCTGAAATTCCTGCTGGCCCATCGCCCAGGTTTTGTGGCACCCACCCTTGCCGCGCGCAAACTGGCTTCGCTCGATCACCTCACCGATGGCCGCCTGGCGGTGCATATCATCAGCGGCGGCAGCGACAGTGAACAACGCCGCGATGGTGATTTCCTCAATAAAGCCGAACGCTACGCGCGTACCGATGAATTTCTGACGGTGCTGAAGCTGAGTCTGGAATCGACGCAACCCTACAATCACCAGGGAACGTTCTACCAGGCCGAGCAGGCGTTCTCCGCGATTAAGCCGTTGCAGAAAAAGCTGCCGATCTATTTTGGCGGTTCGTCAGCAGAAGCGATTGATGTCGCGGCACGCCATGCCGATGTGTTCGCCTTGTGGGGCGAACCGTTGAAAGGCGCAGAAGAGACGGTGCGCAGCGTTCGTGCTGCCGCCGCAAAACAGGGGCGGGAAATTGATTTCAACATTTCTTTCCGCCCCATCCTCGGTAGCACCGAAAAAGAGGCCTGGGAACGTGCCGAGTACATTCGCGAAACGGCCGGGAAACAGTTGGCGGAAAGCGGTTATACCTTCGGCTTGCCAAAACCACAGAGCGTCGGTGCACAGCGCTTGTTAGCTGCCGCCAACGAGGGCGAACGCCACGATAAAGTGCTGTGGACCGGCGTCGCCAAACTGGTGCAGGGTGGCTACAACTCCACCGCATTGGTTGGCACGGCCGAACAGGTGTCTGACGCGCTGCTGGATTACTACCGCCTCGGCATCCATAACGTGCTG
- a CDS encoding NupC/NupG family nucleoside CNT transporter — protein MSHILHFLLALVVVAVLALLVSHDRKSIRIRYIVQLLVIEVLLAWFFLNSEAGLGFVKGFAGLFDHLLKYAAEGTNFVFGNMNEKGLAFFFLNVLCPIVFISALIGILQHFRILPWVIRGIGTVLSKINGMGKLESFNAVSSLILGQSENFIAYKDILGKMSQRRMYTMAATAMSTVSMSIVGAYMTMLQPKYVVAALVLNMFSTFIVLSLINPYRVDSEEDLQLQDLHKGQSFFEMLGEYILAGFRVAIIVAAMLIGFIALISGLNALFDVIFGISFQGVLGYVFYPFAWVMGVPSNEALQVGSIMATKLVSNEFVAMMDLQKIAGQLSPHAEGILSVFLVSFANFSSIGIVAGAIKGLNEEQGNVVSRFGLKLLYGSTLVSVLSAAIAGLVLGF, from the coding sequence ATGTCCCATATTTTGCACTTTCTTTTGGCATTGGTGGTGGTAGCCGTGCTGGCCTTATTGGTCAGTCACGATCGTAAAAGCATCCGTATTCGCTATATCGTTCAGCTTCTGGTGATTGAAGTTCTGTTGGCCTGGTTCTTCCTGAACTCTGAAGCGGGTCTTGGCTTCGTGAAAGGGTTTGCAGGCCTGTTTGACCATCTGCTCAAGTACGCCGCAGAAGGGACTAACTTCGTGTTCGGCAATATGAATGAAAAAGGCCTCGCCTTCTTCTTCCTGAATGTGCTGTGCCCGATTGTGTTTATCTCCGCCCTGATCGGTATTTTGCAACATTTCCGCATCCTGCCGTGGGTGATTCGTGGCATCGGTACCGTGCTGTCAAAAATCAATGGCATGGGCAAGCTGGAATCCTTTAACGCCGTCAGCTCTCTGATTCTGGGACAATCAGAAAACTTTATCGCCTATAAGGATATCCTCGGCAAAATGTCACAGCGCCGCATGTACACCATGGCGGCTACCGCGATGTCCACAGTGTCTATGTCGATCGTTGGCGCTTACATGACCATGCTGCAACCCAAATATGTGGTTGCCGCGCTGGTACTGAACATGTTCAGTACCTTTATCGTGCTGTCGCTGATTAACCCGTACCGCGTCGATAGCGAAGAAGATCTGCAATTGCAGGACCTGCACAAAGGTCAGAGCTTCTTCGAAATGCTGGGCGAATACATCCTTGCCGGTTTCCGTGTGGCGATTATCGTTGCGGCGATGTTGATCGGTTTTATCGCCCTGATTTCCGGCCTGAATGCGCTGTTTGATGTGATCTTCGGCATCAGCTTCCAGGGCGTGCTGGGTTATGTCTTCTATCCGTTTGCCTGGGTGATGGGCGTGCCTTCCAACGAAGCGTTGCAGGTTGGCAGCATCATGGCGACCAAACTGGTTTCTAACGAATTCGTGGCGATGATGGATCTGCAAAAAATTGCCGGTCAGCTGTCACCGCATGCGGAAGGTATTCTGTCAGTGTTCCTTGTCTCCTTTGCTAACTTCTCCTCTATCGGGATTGTGGCAGGTGCGATTAAAGGTCTGAACGAAGAACAGGGCAACGTGGTGTCCCGCTTCGGTCTGAAACTGCTGTACGGCTCTACCCTGGTGAGCGTGCTTTCCGCTGCGATTGCCGGTCTGGTGCTGGGCTTCTGA
- a CDS encoding Nramp family divalent metal transporter, with protein sequence MFGSTSVKTGSKTMSESRTAERAARGARNIKLALLGPAFIAAIGYIDPGNFATNIQAGAAYGYKLLWVVVWANIMAMLIQLMSAKLGIATGKNLAEHIRDRFPRPAVWFYWVQAEIIAMATDLAEFIGAALGFKLLLGISLFQGAVLTGIATFLILMLQNRGQKPLELVIGGLLLFVAAAYIVELFFSQPKVSELITGMALPSLPTADAVFLAAGVLGATIMPHVIYLHSALTQYGNQGTKGQRYSSTKLDVAIAMTIAGFVNLAMMATAAAAFHFSGHTGIADLDQAYLTLQPLLSHAAATVFGLSLVAAGLSSTVVGTLAGQVVMQGFIRFQIPLWLRRAITMLPSFIVIWAGWDPTRILVFSQVLLSFGIALALVPLLFFTGNRELMGAEMVNSRLMQTVGWVIVGLVVALNIYLLVGQALGL encoded by the coding sequence CTGTTCGGGTCAACAAGCGTTAAGACAGGGTCAAAAACTATGTCAGAAAGCCGCACCGCTGAGCGCGCTGCTCGCGGAGCCAGAAACATAAAACTTGCCTTGCTGGGACCGGCCTTCATCGCGGCTATCGGTTATATCGATCCCGGCAATTTCGCCACCAATATTCAGGCGGGGGCTGCGTACGGCTACAAACTGCTGTGGGTGGTGGTCTGGGCGAATATCATGGCAATGCTGATTCAGCTCATGTCAGCTAAGCTGGGTATCGCTACCGGCAAAAATCTCGCGGAACATATTCGCGATCGCTTCCCACGTCCGGCGGTATGGTTTTACTGGGTACAAGCCGAAATCATCGCTATGGCGACCGACCTGGCCGAATTTATCGGTGCCGCGCTGGGCTTTAAGTTGTTGCTTGGTATCTCGCTTTTCCAGGGGGCGGTGCTGACCGGTATCGCGACCTTCCTGATTCTAATGCTGCAAAATCGTGGACAAAAGCCCCTCGAATTGGTTATTGGCGGGTTGCTGCTGTTTGTGGCCGCGGCATATATTGTTGAGTTGTTCTTCTCTCAGCCCAAAGTCAGCGAGTTGATTACCGGCATGGCGCTGCCATCCTTGCCGACGGCGGATGCGGTATTCCTTGCTGCCGGCGTACTCGGTGCCACCATTATGCCGCATGTGATTTATCTGCATTCGGCACTGACGCAATACGGTAATCAGGGCACCAAAGGACAGCGTTACTCCTCCACCAAACTGGATGTGGCGATTGCCATGACCATTGCCGGGTTTGTTAACCTGGCGATGATGGCAACCGCAGCGGCAGCGTTTCACTTCAGCGGTCACACCGGCATCGCCGATCTGGATCAGGCGTATCTGACGCTGCAACCGTTGTTAAGCCATGCTGCGGCGACGGTATTTGGTCTGAGTCTGGTGGCAGCAGGGTTGTCTTCTACGGTGGTGGGAACCCTCGCCGGGCAGGTGGTCATGCAGGGCTTTATCCGTTTCCAGATTCCGCTGTGGTTACGTCGCGCTATTACCATGCTGCCTTCTTTTATTGTGATCTGGGCAGGCTGGGATCCGACACGCATTCTGGTGTTTAGTCAGGTGCTGCTGAGCTTCGGTATCGCACTGGCGTTGGTGCCGCTGCTGTTTTTTACCGGCAACCGTGAGCTGATGGGGGCTGAGATGGTTAACTCACGTCTGATGCAAACCGTCGGTTGGGTGATTGTCGGGTTAGTGGTGGCGCTGAATATTTATCTGCTGGTCGGGCAGGCGCTGGGATTATAA
- a CDS encoding DUF2502 domain-containing protein, which produces MKRGILFAALLATLSPLALHTAHASSATINLAPGITLHLGDRDHRGYYWDGGRWREPRWWNDRYRYHDHRWWRHEEWRRHEAWKREQERRRHERWRYEHRHDHHGHGHGHDHGRDRY; this is translated from the coding sequence CGCTGTCCCCACTGGCACTACACACAGCCCATGCCAGTAGTGCCACCATTAATCTGGCCCCTGGCATCACCCTGCATTTAGGCGATCGCGATCATCGAGGTTACTACTGGGATGGTGGCCGCTGGCGCGAACCGCGTTGGTGGAATGATCGCTATCGTTATCACGATCATCGTTGGTGGCGTCATGAGGAGTGGCGTCGACATGAGGCGTGGAAACGCGAGCAGGAACGTCGCCGTCATGAGCGCTGGCGTTATGAGCATCGTCATGACCATCATGGACATGGTCACGGCCATGACCACGGTCGCGACCGTTACTAA